The DNA segment AGATAATTTGACAGCACAACAAGTAATTGATGTAACAAAAGAAACTGTGAGAAAATTACTATGACTCTAAAGCAACTAGAAAATCTAATTGAAATTGATCAGGACATCACCGATGATGCATACGGAACATATTATGACAAAAGAACAATTGAGCAATTACTAAATTATGGAATTATTCTTTTAGACAAACCGCCAGGCCCTACAAGTCATGAAACAGTAGCTTGGACTAAACGTCTACTGAAACTCCCAAAAATTGGTCACAGTGGTACACTAGATCCTCAGGTTTCTGGAGTCTTGCCTTTGGGATTGGGTGAGGCAACAAAGGCATTAGGTGTTTTACTTTATGGTCCAAAAGAATATCATGCACTAGGACGTGTTCACTCTCTTCCATCAAAAGAAAAACTGCAAGAAGTTGTAGATATGTTCAGAGGCGAAATTTTCCAAAAACCTCCTCAACGTTCTGCAGTTCTCAGACAAACTAGAACCAGAACAATTTACGAGTTTGAAATTATAGAACAAAAAGAAAGACTGCTCTTAACGAGAATCCTATGTGAGGCTGGAACTTATATCAGAAAACTATACTATGACATTGGAGAAATACTAGGGCCTGGTGCCACAATGGTTGAGCTTAGAAGAACCAGAGTTGATCAGTTCTCCGAACGCGATGGATTAGTAACACTACACGAACTTGCAGATGCATTTGCATTGTGGGAGGAGAAAAAAGATGATAGCAAACTAATGAAGATGATCAAACCTGTTGAGCTAGCACTAAGTGAATTAAAGTCTGTGATAATTCGCGATTCTGCAGTTGATGCAATGTGCCATGGTGCACAACTTGCAATTCCTGGAATCTTGAAAATTTCTCCTAATTTGAAGAAAGGAGATATTGTTGGAGTTTATACCCAAAAAGGAGAGGCAGTCGCATTAGCTGAGGCAACAATGTCTGAAGAGGAAATTCGTGATGCAACAAAAGGTTATGCATTTGAAACAAAGAGAATCATTATGGCTCCTAACACATATCCTAAAAAGTGGAGGACAAAACCCACTCCTCCAAAGGATTAAAAAATCAAATAATTATTCTAAAGAAATTGTTAGCAAAAAGCCTTGTAATCTTTATTGGAATTGGTGTGATTGCAGCTCTTGGATTTGGAGTTTATCTAATCGATGTTAAAAATACCGGCCAGCTAGTTTTTGTTGATGGTCCATCAGTTTCTATAGTTACTGAAAAGTTTGATTTTAAGAAAGGTGAAGAGATAACCATTCGAATTGTAAATTCTGGAACAGTCCCGTTAACCTTTTCTGATGCCTCATATGGACTACGAATTACCGGCTTGTCTGGAATACTGATGTATACTCCTGTATCTGCTCAGGTAATATCTAATTTGGATCCTGGTGATGAAATTGAATTTTCATGGAATCAAATTAAAAATGATGGCGACACAGCTTTAGAAGGACTCTACAAAATCTCTGTGAAAGGAATGGATGATGTAGGAAAGAATGTCGAAAAATCTACAACGATAACAATTTGGAAATAACTCAGTAACATAATTTATAATCGCATTTTCTTCAATACAATTGTCGCAAGACTTGTGCCGGGGTCGCCTAGCCTGGTAGGGCGCGCGCCTGGAAATTGTTTAACCATAAAGCGCGTTCTCGCAAGGGAACGGGAGTTCAAATCTCCCTCCCGGCGCCATTTTTTAAAGTGTTAATGCAATGTTACAAATCTCACTTTAGACTGCAAGAGTAAAAGGTTCGAAGTACTTATGAATATCATAATTTTAACTTGATTAATTGAAAACTAGTTGAAAGAATTAGAGTTGAGATTATTTTCAATAGACCAATGATTACATTATAGAGGTCCTGTTTAAAATAATGGTGCGAAAATACAAACCAACTATATCATACAGATTAAGAGAGATTCCAATAAAGCAGATCAAAATATGGAAAGAGGCACAGGCACGAAAGCTTGACAGAGAAAACATCGCAGAACTTGCAAAGTCAATAAAAAATGAAGGACTGTTGAATCCACCTTTGGTTCAAAAAGAAGGTAAAAACACGTTTTTGCTAATGTCAGGCCAAAGACGTTTAGCTGCATTAAAGAGATTAGGCGCCAAGAAAATACCAGTGCATGTGCTTACAAAACAGACATCATATGATCTTGAGAATGCAAAGGCCGCATCAGTAGTTGAAAATATACATAGAAAAGACATGAATCACAAAGAGATTGCAGATTCGTGTAAATTTTTGACAGAACATGTTGGAAAATCATCTGCAGCAAAATCAATGGGAATGTCTATTCCAACCCTTAACAAATATCTGGGATTTGCAGGAGTTCCAGACAAATTAAAGTCGATGGTGCCTCAATTGTTATCTCGAGATGAGGTGACAAAACTATATCTAATAATACCTAACATTGCAAAAGCACAAAAAATAGCAGATAGAATTTCCAAACTAGATTCAGGTTTACGAAAAAGATATCTTCAGGCATTATCCCAATCACCAAAATCATCGCATCAAAAGCTGATTAAACGAGCAAAGAACATGAGAATCAAACAGAATTTATCTATAAAACTATCAAAGACCAATGCAAGAAAGCTTGCATCTCGATCAAACAAAAAAGAATTGACACCAGACGAGTTGGCATTAAAAATAATTTCAGACTACCTTAAGCGCAAAAGAAAATAATTCATTATTTTTGAAATAATGCCACATAACCAAGAAATTTCTTGGAACCATGCTTTCGTTATAAATGAAAGGGCACGGCATCAAACTAATTTCATAAATCCCGCTCAAAGTACACAACCAAAAAGTTCTGTTAAATTAGTTTGATGCCCTCCTTTTGCTGTATGTCGTGCCTAACTCTTATTGGAGTGTCAATGTGATCTGACAAATCGCCCTCCCGGCGCGGGAACTCTACCACCATTATGGGATTAAAAGTGGACGCAAGTATGCGTGAAAATTGTAATTTTAAAAATTAGATTATGGTTTGTAATCTTCAGCTGTTTTTTTCATTTCTTCTGACTTTACCATGGCATCATCTTTGTACTCAACATCTTGTTTCTCTGTTCCTGTAGAGTTGGATTTATGATCTTCAGCTGTTTTTTTCATTTCTTCTGATTTTTCCATAGCATCAGCATAGTTTGAGAGTTCTTTCATTGCAATACCAATGTCTTTTTTAGAATTATCGATTATCACTTGGATTCTTAATTGTGCTTGTTCTGGAAGTGTGTCTTTGAGTTCAGTTAGAACTTCCACATGTTTGGATGATGCAGACACTATATCTTCAGTTAAAGATGCCTTGTCTGCAGCTTTTGATGCAGAGTCTGCAATTTTCTTTGCATCAGATACTTGTTTTTCATAGTCTTTTGTTAAATCGTCAACTTGTTCAGGCATTCCTTTTTGAACCATTGCATTTGCTTCACTTAGTCGAAGTTCTGCAAATTTCAGATGTTTTGTAACTTTATCGTTTTGATTAAATGTAAATGCCAAGTCTAATCCTTCAAATGCTTTTTTGAATCCATATACAAATGAGTCAGGAGTGGTTCCAGGTTCAGGTAGATCATCAATACTTTGAGCATAGATACTAGGAATTGTCATTATCAATAATGAAATAGTAAGTAATGCTGTGATGCTATATTGATTCATACTAAAGCAGTGTCTTCCTAATATGACTGAGTAGAAACCAATACTGCTAATACAGGAAGTATTAGAATTTGTTTTGTTCTCGTCATTGTTAATATAATTGCAAATAGTGTATTAAGCCGCGCTGACATGGATGTTATTTTTACTTACACATTTGTTACCATTTCTTAGGTTTTAGTTAGCATTGATTCCTCTTCTGCAAGTAATTTTTCTACTTCGATTTTGTGAGGCTTACAATACAATCCATTTTCTACACATTCGGGGCATCTTAGATATTTGTAATAATCAATCATGTTGCAACTCGTTTCTTATTTGTTATAATACATTTCACCTGATTCCCCACATACAACGTTGTGTGTTTTTGTCAAAAAATATATCCGCTGCTTGCGAAATAGATAGTCTAAAAAAGAAAAAATTATTTTTGGCGTAATGATTCTACAACAAGTCTGTTCAAATCAATTACAAGACATGCAGGGTGAGTAATTTTTTCTGCTTCTATTCCACATGTATGACAAAACAATCTTGTTGGCTCCTCACATACTTTGCATATGTGTTCAACTTCCAACTTTGACTCACATATTCTACAAGAATTACTATGCATAGATATACAGTAGATAAATTAACTTAAAAATAATACTAAAATTAGAAACAGCTAATTAGTCTGGACTATTAATTCTAATCTTATAGAACATGTTAAGATCTATTTTTAATCTCAGAATCAATCTTTATGTTGTTTGTATAATTTTTGTTTTTGTGAATTATTAATCACTATAACCTCTTCATCGAATTTTTTATTTGGAATAAGCATTATTCTTGAATCCTCTAACTCAACAATTGTTTTTGTCAATCCGATCTGAATTATTTTACCATTTTTTTTGTCAAACTCGATTTCACTTCCCACATTCATTCTTCTTCCTAGAGCAATACTCATACCAGAAATTGCATTTTGTAGTTTGTTCAAATATACAAATGTGAAAAACAATAAAATAACACTGAGGGATGTGACGACTTCTATTGCCGGGGTTAGAATTTTCAGTGTTGCAGAAACATACATGATTTCAGCTATTGCGATGATTATGAAAATTACTCCTGTGGCCTTTCCTGAACCTAATAATGTTCTAAATTTTGTGAATTCTACTATTTTAATAATGATGAAAACTAGTGCGGTAATTACAATTGAAATAATTGCATACATTACATTACTATCCATTTTTCTAACTAATTTGATAAAGAATAAAAGAATCTGTATTGTTTCTAGCTTAATTTACACACATTTGCTGACAAAATATTAACTAATTCTTTTTACAAAAGATTTCAATGACTGAAAATAACGATTTGGTAAAAAATCTAGCAGAATGTTTTCAAACTAATGGATTAGAAGTTCTAACTGCAAAATGTAATGGCTTTGAAGAGCCTCCTGACATTCAAGGTATCAAACCTGATGTTGTTGGATGGGATTCTAAAGACGAAGTATATCATTTAGCAATTGTTGCTGATTCTAATACGTTTGAACATGATTATATTACAGAAAAAATAACTGTCTTATCCAAACAAGCAATGGGTACCGGACCTTCTTATGGAAAACGTTTGCCATTTTATGTTGGTGTTACCAAAGATGCAAATGCTGTAGTTGATAAAAAATTGCAAGAAATCGACCAAGTATCTAGAGAAAACATCAAAAAAATTCTAATTTAAGGAAATGTCTTCAATTATTTTCAGAGAACCATTAGTAAGCGATGCTGATTCCATATGGAATTTGGTAAATTCTAACAAACCTCTTGATGAAAATTCAAAATATCTTTATGTTTTGCTTTGCCATCAATTTTCAAAAACCTGTGTAGTTGCAGAATCTGATTCTAAAATCATTGGTTTTCTTTCCGGCTTCATTTCTCCAAAAAATCCTGACACTCTATTTGTTTGGCAGGCCGCAGTAGATGATGAGTTCAGAAATAAAGGAATAGCAAAAGAACTTGTCTTAAAAGCATTATCTCAAACAGATCCCACTGTACAGTTTGTTGAGGCCACAGTCACTCCTTCTAACAAGGCATCCTTGAAATTTTTACAGAATTTTGCCTCTCAACTTGACGCTGACTTTACAAAATCACCTTTGTTTTCAACTGAAATCTTGGGACATAATCATGAGCCTGAAGATTTGATACGAATTGGCCCAATACAAAAAAGTCTTTTGGAGGTTACTGCATGAAACGAATCAATACAATTGAATCTCAAGTAAGATCTTACTGTAGATCTTATCCTGTAATGTTTGATAAAGCAAAAGGTCCGTTCCTCTTTGACAAAGATGAAAATAAATACTATGATTTTTTGTGTGGAGCTGGCTCATTAAATTATGGACATAATAATCCTATTTTGAAAAAAGAGATTATTGATTATTTGAATCAAGACGGAATAATTCATAGTTTAGATCTTACTACAAAATCCAAAGAAGAATTTCTGAATTCCTTTTCAAAAAATATCTTGGCAACTAGGAATCTAAATTATAAAATTCAGTTTACTGGACCTACTGGAACAAATGCAGTAGAAGCAGCACTAAAAATTGCAAGAAAAGTAACTGGTAGAACCAATATTATTTCATTTACAAATGCTTTTCATGGTGTAACTTTAGGTTCTGTATCTGCCACAGGAAATAGTCATCATAGAGGTGGTGCAGGAACATCACTAAATGATGTCACATTTATGCCCTATGATGGTTACATGGGAAAGAAAATTAACACCATTGATTACCTACGACGTGTTCTGGAGGATAATAGTAGTGGAATAGATATGCCAGCTGCAGTTATTTTGGAAACAGTCCAAGGTGAAGGTGGAATTAATGTTGCAAGCTCTAAATGGCTTCAATCATTACAAGATCTTTGTCATGAATTTGGAATCTTAATGATTGTAGATGACATTCAAGCAGGATGTGGTCGCACAGGTACCTTTTTCAGTTTTGAAAATTCAGGAATCGAGCCTGATCTTATAGTTTTGTCTAAATCCATTAGTGGGTTTGGATTACCGTTTTCATTACTTTTACTGAAACCCGAATTTGATAAATGGAAACCTGGGGAGCATAATGGAACATTCAGAGGAAACAACATGGCCTTTGTTACTGCCAGGGCTACTATTGATAATTTTTGGACTACTCAGGAATTAGAAGCAGAGATTGCAATAAAATCCAATATTTTAAAAACTAGGCTTGAAAAAATTGCTCAAGAAAATATTTCCTCTGATGTTGAAGTTCGTGGAAAAGGAATGATCTATGGAATTGATTGTATTCTAGAAGATCTGGCAAGTGCAATTCAACAAAGGTGTTTTGAAAATGGATTGATTCTTGAAACATGTGGGTCTGATGATCAAGTTGTAAAACTTCTTCCCGCCTTGACAATCAATGAAAATGATTTGATAGGGGGATTAAATATTTTGGAAAAAAGCATTAAACAAGTGATGAGTCAATCTGACTTTCAGAAAAAACTTGAAGATTGGGTTGTTCAAAAATGATAGTGCGAAATATTGAATCTCTTCGTGGAACAGAACGTCAAATTGATTCGGAAAATTGGTCTAGTATTAGACTGATTCTTAAAGATGATAACATGGGTTTTTCATTTCATGAAACAACTCTTTATCCTGACACTGAAACTGAAATTTACTACAAAAATCATCTTGAGACAGTATATTGTATCGAGGGAACTGGTCAGATACAAGAAGATGATGGAACTGTACACAACATAAATCCAGGCACAGTTTATGCTTTAGATAAACATGATAAACATGTTCTTAGAGCATTTTCAAAAATGAGAATGATTTGTGTGTTTAATCCTGCATTGGTTGGCCCTGAAAAACATGACGAGAATGGCGTTTATCCTTTGATCAATCCTGGATCTTGATAATGGCTGAAAATAAGTTTTATTTGGATTCTTATCCTACACGAACAAGTTCTGAATCAAAAATTATTCAAAGAACGAACTCTGTTGTATATTGTGATTCTTATGATGAATTAAATAAAGAACAAGTAGATTTTTTTGAAAAAAATGGTTATCTAATATTTGAAAATTTATTTTCTTCTGATGAGATAACTAAACTGTTTGATGAGCTTACCTCTCTTTCACAAGATGAAATAAAAAAAGATCTTCCTCAATTCATTTTAGAAGAAACACAAAGAGATGTACGTTCTATTTTTGAAATTCATAAAATTAGTAAACTATATGGCAAACTTTGTAGAGATAAGAGAATTTTAAAAATAGCACAACAACTTTTGGGAAGTAAGGTCTACATTCATCAATCCCGTGTAAACCTTAAACCTGGATTTGATGGTAAAGAATTCTATTGGCATTCTGATTTTGAAACATGGCACTCTGAGGATGGTATGCCAAACATGCGTGCTGTTTCATGTTCAATTAGTTTGACTAAAAATTATGAATTTAATGGACCCTTGATGGTAATCCCTGGTTCACATAAGGAATTTGTATCTTGCAGTGGGAAAACACCTGATGAACACTATAAGCAATCTCTAAAAAGACAGGAAATAGGCACTCCTCAAAAAGAATTTCTAGAACAAATGGTTGAAAAAAGTAAGATTGTATCTGCAAAAGGAGATGCAGGTTCAGTAATCTTTTTTGATTGTAATATTATGCATGGTTCAAACGGCAATATCACGCCTTATCCTAGAAGTAATGCCTTTTTTGTTTATAATAGCATCCATAATACCTTGGTTGATCCATTTTGTGGTTTAAATCCCAGACCTACCTAT comes from the Candidatus Nitrosopumilus sediminis genome and includes:
- a CDS encoding RNA-guided pseudouridylation complex pseudouridine synthase subunit Cbf5, which translates into the protein MTLKQLENLIEIDQDITDDAYGTYYDKRTIEQLLNYGIILLDKPPGPTSHETVAWTKRLLKLPKIGHSGTLDPQVSGVLPLGLGEATKALGVLLYGPKEYHALGRVHSLPSKEKLQEVVDMFRGEIFQKPPQRSAVLRQTRTRTIYEFEIIEQKERLLLTRILCEAGTYIRKLYYDIGEILGPGATMVELRRTRVDQFSERDGLVTLHELADAFALWEEKKDDSKLMKMIKPVELALSELKSVIIRDSAVDAMCHGAQLAIPGILKISPNLKKGDIVGVYTQKGEAVALAEATMSEEEIRDATKGYAFETKRIIMAPNTYPKKWRTKPTPPKD
- a CDS encoding DUF5667 domain-containing protein, which codes for MNQYSITALLTISLLIMTIPSIYAQSIDDLPEPGTTPDSFVYGFKKAFEGLDLAFTFNQNDKVTKHLKFAELRLSEANAMVQKGMPEQVDDLTKDYEKQVSDAKKIADSASKAADKASLTEDIVSASSKHVEVLTELKDTLPEQAQLRIQVIIDNSKKDIGIAMKELSNYADAMEKSEEMKKTAEDHKSNSTGTEKQDVEYKDDAMVKSEEMKKTAEDYKP
- a CDS encoding mechanosensitive ion channel domain-containing protein, with product MDSNVMYAIISIVITALVFIIIKIVEFTKFRTLLGSGKATGVIFIIIAIAEIMYVSATLKILTPAIEVVTSLSVILLFFTFVYLNKLQNAISGMSIALGRRMNVGSEIEFDKKNGKIIQIGLTKTIVELEDSRIMLIPNKKFDEEVIVINNSQKQKLYKQHKD
- the thpD gene encoding ectoine hydroxylase is translated as MAENKFYLDSYPTRTSSESKIIQRTNSVVYCDSYDELNKEQVDFFEKNGYLIFENLFSSDEITKLFDELTSLSQDEIKKDLPQFILEETQRDVRSIFEIHKISKLYGKLCRDKRILKIAQQLLGSKVYIHQSRVNLKPGFDGKEFYWHSDFETWHSEDGMPNMRAVSCSISLTKNYEFNGPLMVIPGSHKEFVSCSGKTPDEHYKQSLKRQEIGTPQKEFLEQMVEKSKIVSAKGDAGSVIFFDCNIMHGSNGNITPYPRSNAFFVYNSIHNTLVDPFCGLNPRPTYIAEREFLPLEPVDNFLDSK
- the ectB gene encoding diaminobutyrate--2-oxoglutarate transaminase, coding for MKRINTIESQVRSYCRSYPVMFDKAKGPFLFDKDENKYYDFLCGAGSLNYGHNNPILKKEIIDYLNQDGIIHSLDLTTKSKEEFLNSFSKNILATRNLNYKIQFTGPTGTNAVEAALKIARKVTGRTNIISFTNAFHGVTLGSVSATGNSHHRGGAGTSLNDVTFMPYDGYMGKKINTIDYLRRVLEDNSSGIDMPAAVILETVQGEGGINVASSKWLQSLQDLCHEFGILMIVDDIQAGCGRTGTFFSFENSGIEPDLIVLSKSISGFGLPFSLLLLKPEFDKWKPGEHNGTFRGNNMAFVTARATIDNFWTTQELEAEIAIKSNILKTRLEKIAQENISSDVEVRGKGMIYGIDCILEDLASAIQQRCFENGLILETCGSDDQVVKLLPALTINENDLIGGLNILEKSIKQVMSQSDFQKKLEDWVVQK
- a CDS encoding ParB/RepB/Spo0J family partition protein produces the protein MVRKYKPTISYRLREIPIKQIKIWKEAQARKLDRENIAELAKSIKNEGLLNPPLVQKEGKNTFLLMSGQRRLAALKRLGAKKIPVHVLTKQTSYDLENAKAASVVENIHRKDMNHKEIADSCKFLTEHVGKSSAAKSMGMSIPTLNKYLGFAGVPDKLKSMVPQLLSRDEVTKLYLIIPNIAKAQKIADRISKLDSGLRKRYLQALSQSPKSSHQKLIKRAKNMRIKQNLSIKLSKTNARKLASRSNKKELTPDELALKIISDYLKRKRK
- the ectA gene encoding diaminobutyrate acetyltransferase yields the protein MSSIIFREPLVSDADSIWNLVNSNKPLDENSKYLYVLLCHQFSKTCVVAESDSKIIGFLSGFISPKNPDTLFVWQAAVDDEFRNKGIAKELVLKALSQTDPTVQFVEATVTPSNKASLKFLQNFASQLDADFTKSPLFSTEILGHNHEPEDLIRIGPIQKSLLEVTA
- a CDS encoding ectoine synthase, whose amino-acid sequence is MIVRNIESLRGTERQIDSENWSSIRLILKDDNMGFSFHETTLYPDTETEIYYKNHLETVYCIEGTGQIQEDDGTVHNINPGTVYALDKHDKHVLRAFSKMRMICVFNPALVGPEKHDENGVYPLINPGS